GACGGGAACAGAGCATATGTTGCATACAATGGAAAAGTGTATGATGTAACTGACAGTTTTCTCTGGGAGGATGGAGATCATCAGGGAATGCATGAAGCAGGTATGAACTTTGATGATGAACTTGATCTGGAAGCTCCCCATGAAGCTGATGTAATGGATGATTTTCCGGTTGTTGGAACCTTCAGGGAAAATTCTGATTAATGTCTGAGTTCAAATGTATGGCCATTTTCAATATTTATAACCAATATTGACATAATTCACGGGAGTTTTTTTTATGGATCTTGGAATACTGGAAGAAACGATATTGTATAGTGACATTACGCTGATGAATGTAATACTTTCCATAGTACTGTTGCTTGCTGGAATTGCAGTTACAAAGATAGCTACAATTATGTTCAAAAATGGAATGAATAAAAGTAATTTGCCCCAGCTTGTTATTGAATTCCTATCAAAGTTTTTCAGTGTACTGCTATATATTGCTGTTATTCTTATATTTGTTTCTTCACTTGGATTTGATGTAAATTCAGTGGTTCTGGGACTTTCTGCTGTAATCGGTCTGATCCTTGGGTTTGGTATGCAGGATACTCTGACCAACCTTGCATCAGGGATCTGGCTTGCAGCTCTGAGACCACTTGATAAGGATGAGTTCATATCAGTAGGAGGCTCAAGCGGGACTGTCAGCTCAGTAGGTATAATGGCCACCGAGCTCATTACTCCGGACAACCAGCTTATAACTGTTCCAAACAAACTTGTGTGGGGCAATTCTATAATTAATTTTACCCGACTTCCCACACGCAGAGCAGCAGTGGATGTTGGAATCAGTTACAAATCCGATCTGGATCAGGCCATTCAGGTTGCCCTTGATCTTATGAAAGAACATCCACTGGTTCTGGATGATCCTGCACCTGCTGTAGTTGTTTCAGAACTGGGTGATTCTTCTGTGGACCTTCAGCTTAGAGCATGGACTCAGACCCAGAACCTATGGACAGTTAAATGGGACCTTACAGGTGGCATATTTAAAGCATATAATGAAAAAGGCATTGAGATCCCATTCCCGCAGAGGGATGTGCATATAAAAAGAGACTGAATGGGTATTTCAATATATACCCATTAATTTTTTTAATTTTGTATTGATTTTACTCTTCCAGAACAAGACGAGCTATTTCATCTCCTACATCTGAGGTTCCAGCTGAACCACCCATATCATAGGTTCTGACCCTTGCTTCACTGATATTTCTTTCAATAGCTGAAACAATGTTTGCTGCAGCTTCATTTTCACCCAGTTGCTCTATCATCATGGCACCTGCCCAGATTGTTGCTATAGGGTTCACCTTGTTCTGTCCTTTATACTTTGGAGCAGATCCGTGTATTGGTTCAAACATGCTTGTTCCTTCAGGATTGATATTTCCACCAGGTGCAAGACCCAGTCCACCCTGTATCATGGCCCCCAGATCAGTGATTATGTCTCCGAACATATTGGGTGTGACCACCACATCAAACCATTCCGGATTTTTGACAAACCACATGGTAATCGCATCAACGTAATTGAAATCTGTTTCCACATCAGGGTAATTGTCTGCCATGGACTCAAATTCTTCTCTCCAGAATCCGTATATATCGGAGAGTACATTTGCCTTGTCCACAGAAGACAGATGTCCGGAGCGTTTCTGTGCAAGATCGAAGGCATATTTCATTACCCTCCGGGTACCTTCCTTAGATATCATACCTATCTGATAGGCAATTTCTTCACTGTCAGTATCTATGTCCAGATCAAACTTTGCTGAATAAAGGTTTCTCTTAACTTCCAGCAGTTTCTGACTGGCACCCCTGGCTGCCCGGCCACCGATTCCGATATACATATCTTCTGTATTCTCTCTGACAACTACAAAATCAATATCTTCAGGAGTCTTATTCTTAAGGGGTGTCCATACGCCTTCCAGAAGCTTTATTGGTCTGAGGTTGATGTACTGGTCAAAATAGAACCTTGCAGCAAGCAATATCCCCTTTTCAAGAATTCCAGGTGCAACCCGGGGATCTCCGATAGATCCAAGATAGATTGCAGGATATGCTCCAAGTTCCCTAAGGGTGTCTTCAGAAATCAGCTCCCCGGTTTCCAGATAATGATCGGCTCCATGGGGATAATTTATCCAATCAACATCGAATCCGTATTTTTCTCCTGCAGCATCTATAACTTTCATACCCTCAGCAACGATATCAGGACCGATTCCGTCGCCTGGTATTACTGGAATTTTATAATTTGTCATGTATTATCTCCTTTTCTAGTTATGGCTATGTATGCAAGTCAATTCACGCAATTAGTTTTCTAGTATACTCGATCAAGCCGCCTGCATCAACAATTTCTCTGACAAAATCCGGAAGTGGAGTTGCCTGGTACTGTTCATTTTTTGTATGATTTTTGATTATACCTGTTGAGATATCCACTTCTATTACATCTTTATCTTCTATCAGATGCGTATCTGGGCATTCCAGAAGAGGAACTCCGATATTGATAGCGTTTCTGAAAAATATACGTGCAAAGGATTTTGCAATGACACATGAAATTCCTGTGCCTTTGAGTGCAAGAGGTGCATGCTCTCTGGATGAACCACATCCAAAGTTACTTTCCGCAACAACTATATCTCCTTTTTTTACTTCTTTTGCAAACTCAGGCCGAACTCCTTCAAAAGCGTGTTTTGCAAGATCTTCGGAGGTGTTGAGTATCAGGTATCTTCCAGGAATGATAGCATCGGTATCTATATCATTTCCAAATTTCCATGCTCTGCCTTTCATTGATATCACCAGAGATTTTAAACTATTTACGATTGTCTGAATAAAACTGAGTATACTTCTGTATCATCCCTTATAAATGCGATCATTCAATATATTTTTCTCCAGCCAGTTCATGCACCTTCAGATCTGTATCATCTGCATACACAACAGGCCTGCGTATGATGCCATCAAGGTGCAGTTCAACATTCACATCTCCTCCAAACGTGGCATTATTGCCCAGTGCAATATGTACTGTGCCTGCAACCTTTTCATCTTCAAGAACAATGCCCCTGAGAATTGCAGCTGGATTTATCCCAATACCAAGTTCTGCAATATTGCGTGCAGAAGGTCCGACAGAATCCACAAGTGTGCACAGTTTATCACCTGCTTTTCCGGTGATGGCAACAGCCCTTCGCCCTTCAACCCGGATTGTTATTGGATCATCCAGTATTCCAATCCCACCCATTGCTCCATCTATCACTACTACACCTTCTGCATCTGCAGGGGCTACATATACTTCTCCGGCAGGCAGATTTGTCATAGAGCCGGGCTTATGGCAGATTCCGTTATCGATCATCCAGGTACATCCTTTAACATTGAACTTAATATCTGTTCCAAGATCTGACGTTACTCTGATAGTTACTGCGTTTTCCAGTTTACTGTACAGAAGCTTTGCATAATCACTGATCTGCTGGTAATTGGCTGTAAGACCGCCTGAGATCATCATATCAGCAGTAATTCCCGGCATTGTTGCAATTCTTGCTCCCTTTCTGCAGGAGCGAATACGGGCATCTGTATGTGTGAGGGATCTGGAAGTAGGAGCTATTACAATGTCGCAATGTTCCATGGCGCAGGCAACCGGGTCAGGTGGCTCCTGTCCGTCATATTTTCTGGGATTCATTTTCATGAGAAGCACTTCACACCCTATCTCAGAAGCACTGGAAAAAAGTGCTTTTGAAATTCTTTCATCGGTATCTGTGTCCGTGATGATAAGAAGTGATTCACCGGGCTGTGCATTCATGCAGGTCTTAAGTATTTTATCGGCAGTTATCTTCATGTTATGTGTCATATCACCAATCTCCTGTTCTTGCTTTTTCCAGAGGTAGGGCAAGTGGCTCGTCTCCTCCATGCCAGCTAAGGCGGGGCCGCATCCTGACCACATGCGTTGTCTCAGAGGTATCATCCACAATCAATCCAACTCCCCTGCTCTGTCCAAGTTTTTTTATTGAATCGCTAAAACCTTCCTTCATATAAGTGGGTCTTGTGGATTCCAGTGCCTTTATATCATCACCTGCAGTCAGTCTGTGGCAGATTACTAGATCTGATTGTGAGATTACATCCGGATCAATTGCAGATGGTCTCTGAGTTGCAAATACAATGGAAAGACCAGGCTGGCGACCCTGACGTAGCCATTCGTTTATGAGAACATCTGAAGCAAGGGTTCTGCTATCGGCAGGTATAAACAGGTGTGCTTCATCTATAAACATCCAGACCATGGGAATTCCTGATATATCCTCTGTAATCTCATTCATCATCCTTTTTTCATGCATTCTCCTTGCATCCAGTCTTCTCTGATATATCTCCAGACCTATTATTCTGACAATTGCAGCTCTTGCACTGTTATTTTTCACTGTGCTCACATCAATTACAGAGACTCCTTCATTTTTTACCAGTTCAGATATATCCGTTCCTTTTCTGCTGAAAATGCCCCATGAGATTGCACTGATCATATAATTCTCTGCAGCATCTCTGGCATTACTGGTACAGCGTTTATCCTGGTGGATATTTTCTATTATCTCTTCGATTGAGAAGTCATGTTCGCTCTTGTGAAGATCGTGTACTACTCTTATTAGAAGAGTTCCTGCAGGTGATGTTTCATCTATACCGAACAATTTGCACCACTGGTAACCATCCATATGTGAGGTCCGGATAGAGAACGAAGCTACATCTATGTTTCTCTGTCTGTATTCCCCCACCTTATCCTGTGGAACAAAGACCGTGACATCGAATTTATCTGGTTCGAGACCCCAATCGGATAAATTTTGATTCTGAGCTGTATTTTTCTTTCCCAGGGTCCAGAATATGCCCATTGTATCTATTACAACAGAGGCAATATTCTGCCTGATGCTTTCTGGCAGCCGCTCGATCTCCTCAATAAGGATTCCCATGGTATATGATTTGCCGTATCCTCTCTTGCCACATATTAGTAATGCATGCGGCCTAAGAGCATCCAGAGCTACTCTGGCACCTGATGATCTGTCAATTGCCAGGTATCTACCAATCTGGAGTATACCTGTTTTGCTCTGGCTATCTCTTCCCAGAACATACTGATGTCTGGAAACTCCCTGATCAAAATAATTTGTAACAGTTGGCATGATATCTGAACTGCTCGGTACATATATATGTGTTTATATTTGTTTATTAATGCTGCTTCAGATCAACGTACCACTCATGGAAAAATAATGATGTCCGATGCAAGAAATACTTACATAGATCGTGAAAGGCAGATATTTTTACTGTCAACTGGCACGTTCTGCATATTTCTGGCACTGCTGTCTCTGATCCCGCTTCTTCCAATGATCTCAGATGAGCTGGCAATCTCGCGCTCAGAACTGGGTTGGGTAGCCGGTGTATTCATGATATGTATGGCACTGTTCCAGATACCCTTTGGCCTGCTGTCGGATAGGTTTGGAAGAAGGCCCATGATTATTTCCGGAATGCTGATATTTACAGCAGGTGTCTTCATGCTGGGTATTTCTTCCACGTTTGTATCCCTGCTGGCAGCCAGAGCTATATCTGGTATAGGGGCTGCTATATTCTTCACCACTTCTTTTACCATGGTAGGGGATCTTTACAGGTTGCGGGAAAGGGGACATGCCATGGGAATCCTGGCAATTGCAACGGGTTTTGGAACTGTGCTGGGATATTCCATGGGCGGGCTTCTGGGAGACCTTTATGGTTGGAGGTTTGTATTTATCTGGTTTTCTGCACTGACATTACTGGTGGCAATATCCTTTCTTTTACTCAAGGAGACCGGATACTGTACTGAAGGTGGTTACTGTTACAGGGATATGATCTATCTGTCATTTGATGTTTTCAGGATTAAGAGTGTAGTACTGGTAACCCTGATTGCCATGATGTGCAATATGGCATCAATCGGATCATCATACGTGCTCCCGTTCTATGCCCAGGATGCAGGGATGTCGGTGGCTGTAACAGGTCTGATATTCATTCCGTTTGCCATTGTAAGTTCAGCAGGTGCTTCAGCATGTGGCAAATGCTCTGATATAGTGGGCAGAAGACGTCCACTTATAGTGGTAACTACCATTGCAGGTCTGGCACTTGTGATATTTTCATGGCTGCCTGTAAACGCACCTGCCATGGCAGTCAATTTTGCACTGGTAGGACTGTGCTTTGGTCCGGTTGTTACTCTCACCTCTACTATACTGGTGGATCATGTGGTCAGGGAGGACTCTCAT
Above is a genomic segment from Methanosalsum zhilinae DSM 4017 containing:
- a CDS encoding cytochrome b5 domain-containing protein, coding for MGSDMKEFTAEELAKYNGRDGNRAYVAYNGKVYDVTDSFLWEDGDHQGMHEAGMNFDDELDLEAPHEADVMDDFPVVGTFRENSD
- a CDS encoding mechanosensitive ion channel family protein gives rise to the protein MDLGILEETILYSDITLMNVILSIVLLLAGIAVTKIATIMFKNGMNKSNLPQLVIEFLSKFFSVLLYIAVILIFVSSLGFDVNSVVLGLSAVIGLILGFGMQDTLTNLASGIWLAALRPLDKDEFISVGGSSGTVSSVGIMATELITPDNQLITVPNKLVWGNSIINFTRLPTRRAAVDVGISYKSDLDQAIQVALDLMKEHPLVLDDPAPAVVVSELGDSSVDLQLRAWTQTQNLWTVKWDLTGGIFKAYNEKGIEIPFPQRDVHIKRD
- a CDS encoding isocitrate/isopropylmalate dehydrogenase family protein, giving the protein MTNYKIPVIPGDGIGPDIVAEGMKVIDAAGEKYGFDVDWINYPHGADHYLETGELISEDTLRELGAYPAIYLGSIGDPRVAPGILEKGILLAARFYFDQYINLRPIKLLEGVWTPLKNKTPEDIDFVVVRENTEDMYIGIGGRAARGASQKLLEVKRNLYSAKFDLDIDTDSEEIAYQIGMISKEGTRRVMKYAFDLAQKRSGHLSSVDKANVLSDIYGFWREEFESMADNYPDVETDFNYVDAITMWFVKNPEWFDVVVTPNMFGDIITDLGAMIQGGLGLAPGGNINPEGTSMFEPIHGSAPKYKGQNKVNPIATIWAGAMMIEQLGENEAAANIVSAIERNISEARVRTYDMGGSAGTSDVGDEIARLVLEE
- a CDS encoding 3-isopropylmalate dehydratase small subunit, encoding MKGRAWKFGNDIDTDAIIPGRYLILNTSEDLAKHAFEGVRPEFAKEVKKGDIVVAESNFGCGSSREHAPLALKGTGISCVIAKSFARIFFRNAINIGVPLLECPDTHLIEDKDVIEVDISTGIIKNHTKNEQYQATPLPDFVREIVDAGGLIEYTRKLIA
- a CDS encoding aminopeptidase, translating into MTHNMKITADKILKTCMNAQPGESLLIITDTDTDERISKALFSSASEIGCEVLLMKMNPRKYDGQEPPDPVACAMEHCDIVIAPTSRSLTHTDARIRSCRKGARIATMPGITADMMISGGLTANYQQISDYAKLLYSKLENAVTIRVTSDLGTDIKFNVKGCTWMIDNGICHKPGSMTNLPAGEVYVAPADAEGVVVIDGAMGGIGILDDPITIRVEGRRAVAITGKAGDKLCTLVDSVGPSARNIAELGIGINPAAILRGIVLEDEKVAGTVHIALGNNATFGGDVNVELHLDGIIRRPVVYADDTDLKVHELAGEKYIE
- a CDS encoding ATP-binding protein, with protein sequence MPTVTNYFDQGVSRHQYVLGRDSQSKTGILQIGRYLAIDRSSGARVALDALRPHALLICGKRGYGKSYTMGILIEEIERLPESIRQNIASVVIDTMGIFWTLGKKNTAQNQNLSDWGLEPDKFDVTVFVPQDKVGEYRQRNIDVASFSIRTSHMDGYQWCKLFGIDETSPAGTLLIRVVHDLHKSEHDFSIEEIIENIHQDKRCTSNARDAAENYMISAISWGIFSRKGTDISELVKNEGVSVIDVSTVKNNSARAAIVRIIGLEIYQRRLDARRMHEKRMMNEITEDISGIPMVWMFIDEAHLFIPADSRTLASDVLINEWLRQGRQPGLSIVFATQRPSAIDPDVISQSDLVICHRLTAGDDIKALESTRPTYMKEGFSDSIKKLGQSRGVGLIVDDTSETTHVVRMRPRLSWHGGDEPLALPLEKARTGDW
- a CDS encoding MFS transporter; the encoded protein is MFINAASDQRTTHGKIMMSDARNTYIDRERQIFLLSTGTFCIFLALLSLIPLLPMISDELAISRSELGWVAGVFMICMALFQIPFGLLSDRFGRRPMIISGMLIFTAGVFMLGISSTFVSLLAARAISGIGAAIFFTTSFTMVGDLYRLRERGHAMGILAIATGFGTVLGYSMGGLLGDLYGWRFVFIWFSALTLLVAISFLLLKETGYCTEGGYCYRDMIYLSFDVFRIKSVVLVTLIAMMCNMASIGSSYVLPFYAQDAGMSVAVTGLIFIPFAIVSSAGASACGKCSDIVGRRRPLIVVTTIAGLALVIFSWLPVNAPAMAVNFALVGLCFGPVVTLTSTILVDHVVREDSHILGTSMGTFNMIRWMGAAFGPVAGGIMLEVYGPELSFMVFGLLILISAVLSIMIYEEWMDNE